Proteins from a single region of Spirochaetaceae bacterium:
- a CDS encoding polyprenyl synthetase family protein translates to MRDATLVTAPPRSGPSTGPSRGTPRPPSPFGARDRQAVERFVSEFLAGKHADGAGEVADRFAEYVCRGKMMRAALVVLAFRMGGSGPLSTDVLRCAAALELLHSAVLIHDDIIDRSDTRRGMPAWHVRYARRAGSWDAAEAAHVGRSMALCAGDVGFFFAFELLAQIDADPHTKRELLTAVTRTAGTVGIGEMNEMHLAVDHRGNDDAILDVYAQKTAGYSCALPLTAGGLLGGLAAATLAELAAIGRALGEIFQIIDDELDLFGNPLEMGKPVGADVREGRHTLFYALLSRHIPAQEWARISVLFGDRNLRHDDLLPVREAIDAAGIRDMVGDRLQRTADAARRRVETLEVAPRHRASLLGMFDAVLARRP, encoded by the coding sequence GTGCGGGACGCCACGCTGGTTACCGCTCCCCCCCGCTCCGGACCGAGCACCGGACCGAGCCGCGGGACGCCGCGCCCGCCATCCCCGTTCGGAGCACGGGACCGGCAGGCGGTGGAGCGGTTCGTGAGCGAGTTCCTGGCCGGCAAGCACGCCGACGGGGCCGGCGAGGTGGCCGACCGCTTCGCCGAGTACGTGTGCCGCGGCAAGATGATGCGCGCGGCGCTGGTGGTGCTGGCATTCCGGATGGGTGGGTCCGGCCCGTTGTCCACCGATGTACTGCGCTGCGCGGCGGCGCTGGAACTGCTGCACTCCGCCGTGCTGATCCACGACGACATCATCGATCGCAGCGATACCAGGCGCGGCATGCCGGCGTGGCACGTGCGCTACGCACGGCGCGCCGGCTCGTGGGACGCCGCGGAGGCGGCCCACGTCGGGCGCAGCATGGCGCTGTGCGCCGGCGACGTGGGCTTCTTCTTTGCATTCGAGTTGCTGGCGCAGATCGACGCCGACCCGCACACCAAGCGCGAGTTGCTGACCGCCGTGACCCGGACCGCCGGCACCGTGGGCATCGGCGAAATGAACGAGATGCACCTTGCCGTCGACCATCGCGGCAACGACGACGCTATTCTCGACGTGTACGCCCAGAAGACGGCCGGCTACTCCTGCGCGCTGCCGCTGACCGCCGGCGGGTTGCTCGGTGGACTGGCGGCGGCAACGCTGGCGGAGCTGGCGGCGATTGGGCGAGCGCTCGGGGAAATCTTCCAGATCATCGACGACGAGCTCGACCTGTTCGGCAACCCGCTCGAGATGGGCAAGCCGGTCGGCGCCGACGTTCGCGAGGGCCGCCACACGCTGTTCTATGCCTTGCTGAGCCGCCACATCCCGGCGCAGGAGTGGGCCCGGATCAGCGTCCTGTTCGGCGACCGCAACCTGCGCCACGACGACCTGCTGCCGGTGCGCGAAGCGATCGACGCGGCCGGCATCCGCGACATGGTGGGCGACCGCCTGCAGCGCACCGCGGACGCCGCGCGGCGCCGCGTGGAGACGCTGGAGGTGGCGCCGCGGCACCGCGCGTCCCTGCTCGGCATGTTCGACGCCGTGCTGGCGCGGCGCCCCTGA
- a CDS encoding phytoene desaturase, with translation MSRAAGRTARVAVIGSGFGGLAAAIRLQAAGLATTLFEARGQPGGRAHVWRHGGFTFDMGPTVITDPTLLEELFAVAGVTLSDRVDLVAVDPFYRLLWPDGDRFDYCADGAELSAQIARRNPADGDGYRRFLDYSRRVFATGYEQLAATPFLRFWDMVRVAPQLARLRADRSVYRTVARFIGDERIREALSFHTLLVGGNPFETSAIYTLIHYLERRWGVFYPRGGVGVLVRALARLFADLGGRLLLASPVDSVALAGGGERTVHHLTYTHAGSRHREPFDAVVSNADVHHTYAALYRDTAGAVRRRRRLERAAWSMSLFVLYFGTDHDYRGEVAHHSVLFGSRYRELLADIFHGARLPEDFSLYLHAPHVTDPSVAPPGHGAFYVLAPVPHLGNAAVQWDRIAEHYAERILAAVERVLPGLRRRIVVRRWMTPFDFRRRLNAYHGSAFSLAPTLTQSAWFRTPNRDSRIEGLYLVGAGTHPGAGIPGVINSARATAKLVLEDVAP, from the coding sequence GTGAGCAGGGCCGCGGGCCGGACCGCGCGGGTGGCGGTGATCGGCAGCGGCTTCGGCGGCCTGGCGGCGGCGATCCGTCTGCAGGCGGCGGGGCTGGCGACCACGCTGTTCGAGGCGCGCGGGCAGCCGGGCGGCAGGGCGCACGTGTGGCGGCACGGGGGTTTTACGTTCGACATGGGCCCGACGGTGATCACCGATCCGACCCTGCTGGAAGAGCTGTTCGCCGTGGCCGGCGTCACCCTGAGCGACCGGGTCGACCTGGTGGCGGTCGATCCGTTCTACCGGCTGCTGTGGCCGGACGGCGACCGCTTCGACTACTGCGCCGACGGTGCCGAGCTGTCGGCACAGATCGCGCGCCGCAATCCCGCCGACGGTGATGGCTACCGCCGCTTCCTGGACTACTCGCGGCGCGTATTCGCGACCGGCTACGAGCAACTGGCCGCGACCCCGTTCCTGCGCTTCTGGGACATGGTGCGGGTCGCGCCCCAGCTCGCCCGCCTGCGCGCGGACCGCTCCGTCTATCGCACGGTGGCCCGCTTCATCGGTGATGAACGGATCCGCGAGGCGCTCAGCTTCCACACGCTCCTGGTGGGCGGCAATCCGTTCGAAACCAGCGCCATCTACACCCTCATTCACTATCTCGAACGCCGCTGGGGCGTGTTCTATCCGCGCGGCGGCGTCGGCGTCCTGGTGCGCGCCCTGGCGCGCCTGTTCGCCGACCTGGGCGGCCGCCTCCTGCTGGCCAGCCCGGTCGACAGCGTCGCGCTCGCGGGCGGCGGGGAACGGACGGTCCACCACCTGACCTACACGCACGCGGGCTCCCGGCACCGCGAGCCGTTCGACGCCGTGGTTTCCAACGCCGACGTGCACCACACCTACGCGGCGCTCTACCGCGACACCGCCGGAGCCGTGCGGCGGCGGCGCCGGCTGGAACGGGCGGCGTGGTCGATGTCGCTGTTCGTGCTCTACTTCGGCACCGACCACGACTATCGCGGCGAGGTGGCACATCACTCGGTGTTGTTCGGCTCGCGCTACCGCGAACTGCTGGCCGACATCTTTCACGGGGCGCGGCTGCCGGAGGACTTCTCGCTCTACCTGCACGCGCCGCATGTCACCGATCCTTCGGTGGCGCCGCCCGGGCACGGCGCGTTCTACGTGCTTGCGCCGGTGCCGCACCTCGGCAACGCCGCCGTGCAGTGGGACCGGATCGCGGAGCACTACGCGGAGCGCATTCTCGCCGCCGTCGAGCGCGTGCTTCCGGGCCTGCGCCGCCGCATCGTCGTACGGCGCTGGATGACGCCGTTCGACTTCCGCCGCCGGCTCAACGCCTACCACGGCAGCGCGTTCTCGCTGGCGCCGACCCTCACCCAGAGCGCGTGGTTCCGCACCCCCAACCGCGACTCCCGCATCGAAGGACTCTACCTGGTCGGAGCCGGCACCCATCCGGGCGCCGGCATTCCGGGGGTGATCAATTCGGCGCGCGCCACCGCGAAGCTCGTCCTGGAGGACGTCGCGCCGTGA
- the crtY gene encoding lycopene beta-cyclase CrtY, which produces MATRASGARAPRDRTRAAGRHGAESATVDLVLCGGGLQNALVATALFGAPGLAPGRAPPRTALLERTTIGGNHTWCCYESDLSPAMRRQVAPLVSRRWAGYEVRFPGYRRRLATPYLMIASEHLRRVVRTLLSDRPDALVWEHAPVARLVPGRALLDDGRRVAGHTIVDARGADRHAEHCGYQKFYGEEVTLEAPHGLDRPLVMDATVPQQDGFRFMYVLPLSPRRALIEDTSFSDGPELDVEQRRAGIAAWMAHHRWRAAAVTRTERGVLPMPWRMPAPAPRPVPGVIRGGYGGGWFHPGTGYSLPQAAELAALVATTPLPHLCTAAAAARRHLQRRARFCCMLNRLLFQAYPPEARRNIFERFFRLPEPTIRRFFSMRLRGSDKIRLLAGRPPRGLSPRRRRAAGAAASP; this is translated from the coding sequence GTGGCCACACGCGCGTCCGGAGCCCGCGCGCCGCGCGACCGGACGCGAGCGGCCGGCCGGCACGGCGCGGAGTCGGCCACCGTGGACCTGGTCCTGTGCGGCGGCGGGCTGCAGAACGCCCTGGTTGCGACCGCCCTGTTCGGCGCACCCGGCCTGGCGCCCGGGCGCGCGCCGCCGCGCACCGCGCTGCTCGAACGAACCACGATCGGCGGCAACCACACTTGGTGCTGCTACGAAAGCGACCTGTCGCCGGCCATGCGCCGCCAGGTGGCGCCGCTGGTCAGCCGGCGCTGGGCCGGCTACGAGGTCCGCTTCCCCGGCTACCGGCGCCGCCTGGCTACCCCCTACCTGATGATCGCGAGCGAGCACCTGCGCCGCGTCGTCCGCACCCTGCTGTCGGACCGCCCGGACGCGCTGGTGTGGGAACATGCGCCGGTGGCCCGGCTCGTACCGGGGCGAGCACTGCTGGACGACGGCCGCCGGGTGGCCGGGCACACGATTGTCGACGCGCGCGGCGCGGACCGCCACGCCGAACACTGCGGCTACCAGAAGTTCTACGGCGAAGAGGTCACCCTGGAGGCGCCGCACGGCCTGGACCGGCCTCTGGTCATGGACGCCACGGTGCCGCAGCAGGACGGGTTCCGCTTCATGTACGTGCTGCCGCTGTCGCCGCGGCGCGCGCTGATCGAGGATACCAGCTTCTCCGATGGACCGGAGCTCGACGTCGAGCAGCGGCGTGCCGGCATTGCCGCGTGGATGGCCCACCACCGCTGGCGGGCGGCGGCCGTGACGCGTACCGAGCGGGGCGTACTGCCAATGCCGTGGCGAATGCCGGCGCCCGCGCCGCGGCCCGTGCCCGGGGTGATCCGCGGCGGCTACGGCGGCGGCTGGTTTCACCCCGGCACCGGCTACTCGCTGCCCCAGGCGGCCGAGCTCGCCGCCCTGGTCGCGACTACCCCGCTCCCCCATCTGTGCACGGCGGCTGCCGCGGCCCGCCGCCACCTGCAGCGCCGCGCCCGCTTCTGCTGCATGCTCAACCGGCTGCTGTTCCAGGCCTACCCGCCGGAGGCGCGCCGCAACATATTCGAGCGTTTCTTCCGGCTGCCGGAACCGACCATTCGCCGCTTCTTCAGCATGCGGCTGCGCGGCTCGGACAAGATTCGCCTGCTCGCCGGGCGCCCGCCGCGCGGGCTGTCGCCGCGGCGGCGGCGCGCTGCGGGCGCCGCCGCATCGCCGTGA
- a CDS encoding phytoene/squalene synthase family protein, with protein MSRREGPRVAAEVAAECRRRIAAGSKSFALAAHLLPRDSRRAALVVYAWCRRADDAIDGAPPAQRPAALAALHDELERIAGGTTVGDPVIDAFGAVMSATGMPRHYPREMLAGMRMDLERSAYEDLPDLLRYCYRVAGTVGLMMSHVLTLRDDAALQAAAQLGVAMQLTNICRDVLEDWHLGRMYLPVTWLARAGLGDLRARPGAPFPSTARDRLRTVVAEVLALAGRYYAGAEHGFIALPWRAALSIRAARAIYAAIGDRVARAGCDVTAGRAVVPLAGKLAAVCGAAGAAAAELPARLRDAGAAFHAPERVFEFADLEPA; from the coding sequence GTGAGCCGCCGGGAAGGGCCGCGGGTGGCCGCGGAGGTGGCGGCCGAGTGCCGGCGCCGCATCGCCGCCGGCTCCAAGAGCTTCGCGCTCGCCGCGCACCTGCTGCCGCGTGACAGCCGGCGAGCGGCTTTGGTGGTGTACGCGTGGTGCCGCCGGGCAGACGACGCCATCGACGGCGCCCCACCCGCGCAACGGCCGGCGGCGCTGGCCGCGCTGCACGATGAGCTGGAGCGAATCGCCGGCGGCACCACCGTCGGCGACCCGGTGATCGACGCCTTCGGTGCGGTGATGAGCGCAACCGGGATGCCGCGGCACTACCCGCGCGAGATGCTCGCCGGCATGCGCATGGACCTGGAGCGTTCCGCGTACGAGGACCTGCCCGATCTGCTGCGCTACTGCTACCGCGTCGCCGGCACGGTCGGCCTGATGATGTCGCACGTCCTCACGTTGCGCGACGATGCCGCACTGCAGGCGGCAGCCCAGTTGGGCGTGGCCATGCAACTGACCAACATCTGCCGCGACGTGCTGGAAGACTGGCACCTCGGGCGCATGTACCTGCCGGTCACCTGGCTGGCGCGGGCCGGGCTCGGCGACCTGCGCGCGCGGCCCGGCGCGCCGTTCCCGAGCACGGCGCGTGACCGGCTGCGCACCGTGGTTGCCGAGGTCCTCGCACTTGCCGGGCGCTACTATGCCGGCGCCGAGCACGGCTTCATTGCGCTGCCGTGGCGCGCGGCACTGTCGATTCGCGCCGCGCGCGCCATCTACGCGGCAATCGGCGACCGCGTGGCGCGCGCGGGCTGCGACGTCACCGCCGGCCGCGCGGTGGTCCCGCTGGCCGGCAAGCTGGCGGCGGTGTGCGGCGCCGCCGGCGCGGCGGCGGCCGAGCTGCCCGCCCGGCTGCGTGACGCCGGGGCCGCGTTCCACGCGCCCGAACGGGTGTTCGAATTCGCCGACCTGGAGCCGGCATGA